A DNA window from Sediminitomix flava contains the following coding sequences:
- a CDS encoding TlpA family protein disulfide reductase: MRTVFFLIIMCSLICCKTHNLEVTIENDYTGKAYLYNTKTTKTDTIAMSANRFSIDLIYSKEPTLYYLIFEGINDMSYPISLVLSDQQTQVAFKALKKVDIQSQNIKDLYPNRPQFASDPNRNEAFYHFLDLWVAFSNNVMNPKLNLIERKGLYNDFINQSEIIIKKNKHSVISAFITEYLMRNNLIQLEQTQHFYELLEPQVQLSTLGQKIKREVGFEENTKAPSFSITDYRGDQYSLEKLKGRKVLLHFWSSTCAPCIKETPQLLRLAEENKELVIINVSLDIDKEKWISAMEKFGIVNMINHCDLNGPNGQLASDFQIKSIPANYLIDEEGNIQLKRQHLPEIIKEL; this comes from the coding sequence ATGAGAACTGTATTTTTTTTAATCATTATGTGTTCCTTAATATGCTGTAAAACACATAACCTTGAAGTTACTATTGAAAATGATTACACAGGAAAGGCATATCTTTATAATACAAAAACAACGAAAACAGATACAATTGCTATGTCTGCTAACAGATTTAGTATCGACTTAATATATTCCAAAGAACCAACTTTATACTATCTGATATTTGAAGGAATAAATGATATGAGTTACCCAATAAGTCTTGTTTTATCAGATCAACAAACACAAGTCGCCTTCAAAGCTTTAAAAAAGGTAGACATCCAATCTCAAAATATAAAAGACCTATACCCAAATAGACCTCAGTTTGCTTCTGACCCTAATCGAAATGAAGCTTTTTACCATTTTCTAGACTTATGGGTAGCCTTTTCAAATAATGTTATGAACCCTAAACTAAACCTTATTGAAAGAAAAGGCTTATACAATGACTTCATTAATCAATCTGAAATCATCATTAAAAAGAACAAACATTCAGTTATTTCAGCCTTCATAACTGAATACTTAATGAGAAATAACCTCATCCAATTAGAACAAACTCAACATTTCTATGAACTTTTAGAACCACAAGTTCAGCTAAGTACTCTTGGTCAGAAGATAAAAAGAGAAGTAGGATTCGAAGAAAATACAAAAGCCCCATCATTCTCTATAACAGACTATAGAGGAGACCAATATTCATTAGAGAAATTAAAAGGAAGGAAAGTCTTACTGCATTTTTGGTCTTCAACTTGTGCGCCATGTATCAAAGAAACACCTCAACTTCTAAGGTTAGCCGAAGAAAATAAAGAGTTGGTCATTATTAATGTCTCATTAGATATCGATAAAGAAAAGTGGATTTCTGCTATGGAAAAATTTGGTATCGTAAATATGATCAATCACTGTGATCTTAATGGCCCGAATGGACAGCTTGCTTCTGACTTTCAAATAAAATCAATCCCTGCCAATTACTTAATTGATGAAGAAGGTAACATTCAACTAAAAAGGCAACATTTACCTGAAATCATAAAAGAGCTATAA
- a CDS encoding TlpA family protein disulfide reductase, translated as MKHITTLFLVLFSFSLIAQETKTEKPEYVIIVGDQLITQAELAEYEKDGLIKGMNIGVSEEERDELFGKYGDQIKEKEFIIKIELSSKKKTSELVKNTTKKVDQNISLDDLNNEFKVSVGEQASDFSVTMIDGQKIKLSELKGKVVLLNFWATWCAPCLMEFSEITPKILDEFDKDDLVFIPISIGEDKAKVEKKMAQMKKYNVNFNVGIDSDKTIWNLYAEGSIPKNIIIDQSGKISYLSVGNSDGNVERLAEEIGKLVNKEKL; from the coding sequence ATGAAACATATAACTACCTTATTTCTTGTGTTATTTAGCTTCAGTTTGATTGCACAAGAAACTAAAACAGAAAAGCCTGAATATGTAATTATCGTAGGTGATCAATTGATTACTCAAGCTGAATTAGCAGAATACGAAAAAGATGGTTTAATCAAAGGAATGAATATCGGTGTTTCGGAAGAAGAACGAGATGAGCTATTCGGAAAATATGGCGATCAAATTAAAGAGAAAGAATTCATTATAAAGATTGAGCTTTCATCAAAAAAGAAAACTTCCGAATTAGTAAAAAACACAACTAAAAAAGTTGATCAAAATATAAGTCTAGATGATCTGAATAATGAGTTTAAAGTGAGTGTAGGAGAACAAGCATCTGATTTCTCAGTCACGATGATAGATGGTCAAAAGATCAAATTATCAGAACTTAAAGGTAAAGTCGTTTTACTCAACTTTTGGGCTACGTGGTGTGCTCCATGCCTTATGGAGTTTAGTGAAATCACACCCAAAATTTTAGACGAATTTGATAAAGATGATTTGGTTTTTATTCCAATTTCAATTGGAGAAGATAAAGCTAAAGTTGAAAAGAAAATGGCTCAGATGAAGAAGTACAATGTCAATTTTAATGTAGGAATAGACTCAGATAAAACCATTTGGAATTTGTATGCTGAAGGTTCAATCCCTAAAAACATCATCATTGATCAAAGTGGAAAGATAAGCTATCTCTCTGTTGGAAATTCGGATGGTAATGTGGAACGACTTGCTGAAGAAATTGGTAAACTTGTCAACAAGGAAAAACTTTAA